The following coding sequences lie in one Sedimentibacter sp. MB35-C1 genomic window:
- a CDS encoding 2-oxoacid:acceptor oxidoreductase family protein: MEQKVIMAGFGGQGVMAIGKLLAYAGMIEGRNVTWMPSYGPEMRGGTANCAVVVSDDEVGSPLISKDGTAAIVMNLPSLVKFEQELVPGGKLVINKSLIDVKPTRTDIEAYYVNANELALELGNSKVANMVMLGAYLELAKTVEFDSVLKAFVKVFGENKSHLVPLNKDALTKGAESVKSV; the protein is encoded by the coding sequence ATGGAACAAAAAGTAATAATGGCTGGATTTGGCGGTCAGGGTGTTATGGCTATAGGAAAACTTTTGGCTTATGCAGGAATGATTGAAGGAAGAAATGTTACATGGATGCCTTCCTACGGACCGGAAATGAGAGGCGGTACTGCAAACTGCGCAGTTGTTGTATCAGATGATGAAGTAGGATCTCCGCTTATATCTAAAGATGGTACGGCAGCAATAGTTATGAACCTGCCTTCACTTGTTAAATTTGAACAGGAACTGGTTCCTGGCGGGAAATTAGTTATAAACAAATCATTGATAGATGTAAAACCAACAAGAACTGACATTGAAGCATACTATGTAAATGCAAATGAGTTGGCGTTGGAATTGGGAAACAGCAAGGTAGCAAATATGGTAATGCTTGGTGCATATTTGGAATTAGCAAAAACAGTTGAGTTCGATTCTGTTCTTAAGGCTTTTGTAAAAGTATTCGGTGAAAACAAAAGTCACTTAGTCCCTCTGAATAAAGATGCTTTGACAAAAGGTGCGGAATCAGTAAAATCAGTATAA
- a CDS encoding thiamine pyrophosphate-dependent enzyme codes for MTIVYEKSKGLTDVPFHYCPGCTHGVIHKLVAETLVELGVLGEAIGVAPVGCSVLAYNYFNCDMQEAAHGRAPAVATGIKRALPDKVVFTYQGDGDLASIGSAEIVHAAHRAEKITTIFVNNAIYGMTGGQMAPTTLVGQKTTTSPLGRDEDLCGRPIRIAEMLATINGAKFVERVSVDTPANVRKAKKAIKRAFECQIKGEGFAIVEVLSSCPTNWGLTPVKALDWLRDNMIPYYPLGNFRDFEEGK; via the coding sequence ATGACAATTGTATATGAAAAATCAAAAGGCTTGACAGATGTTCCGTTTCATTACTGTCCAGGTTGCACCCACGGTGTTATTCATAAATTAGTTGCGGAAACATTAGTAGAATTGGGAGTGCTGGGTGAAGCCATAGGCGTTGCTCCTGTTGGATGCTCAGTTCTTGCTTATAATTATTTTAACTGTGATATGCAGGAAGCTGCACACGGAAGAGCTCCTGCAGTAGCTACAGGAATTAAAAGAGCTCTTCCAGACAAGGTTGTATTTACGTACCAAGGAGATGGCGACCTTGCATCAATAGGGTCAGCAGAAATAGTACATGCGGCTCACAGAGCAGAAAAAATAACTACAATATTTGTAAATAACGCTATTTACGGCATGACAGGCGGCCAGATGGCACCTACGACTTTGGTAGGTCAGAAAACTACTACATCTCCTCTTGGAAGAGATGAAGATCTTTGCGGAAGACCTATAAGAATTGCAGAGATGCTGGCAACAATAAACGGAGCTAAATTTGTTGAAAGAGTTTCAGTTGATACACCTGCTAACGTAAGAAAAGCTAAAAAAGCAATAAAAAGAGCATTTGAATGTCAGATAAAAGGTGAAGGCTTTGCAATAGTTGAAGTATTGTCATCATGTCCTACTAACTGGGGACTGACTCCTGTAAAAGCGTTGGATTGGCTTAGAGATAATATGATTCCATATTATCCGTTAGGAAATTTCAGAGATTTTGAGGAGGGAAAATAA
- a CDS encoding 4Fe-4S binding protein — MAKGKVTFNEDACKGCELCVTVCPVKIIELNKDKINGKGYCPAHVVDQEKCIACGSCAIMCPDSVITVERL; from the coding sequence ATGGCAAAAGGAAAAGTTACATTTAATGAGGATGCATGCAAGGGTTGCGAATTGTGTGTAACGGTATGTCCGGTAAAAATTATCGAATTGAACAAAGATAAAATTAATGGAAAAGGATATTGCCCTGCTCATGTAGTTGACCAAGAGAAATGTATTGCTTGCGGCAGCTGTGCAATTATGTGTCCTGATTCAGTAATAACAGTAGAAAGATTATAA
- a CDS encoding Na/Pi cotransporter family protein — protein sequence MDIAINLIGGLGLFLFGMSYMGDGLQKTAGSKMKDILAALTKNKFMGVLVGALVTGVIQSSSATTVMVVGFVNAGLMNLNQAVGIIMGANIGTTVTAFLVSLNITKVATLMVGIGVFMLLASKKKKVKSIAEVIIGFSILFIGMKMMGNAMKPLEENPQFTGLITKFNNPILGIMVGIIMTAILQSSSATTGLLIAVATTGVMTFEQAYPVIFGQNIGTCITAMLSSIGASKTAKRAAVIHLLFNLSGTLLFMLLLKNPVEWLILDVVPSYVPRQIAAGHILFNVLNVILIFPFSGLLVKASELIVRKDDSESEHVTKYIDERLLITPSIALTQTAKEVLHLGNLAYEEFFTAVNAFFENNEELAYKVFELEKKVNELCRATLEYLVKLDKVSMTNYEKDKVVVLINALNDIERVGDHADNIGELVLYKLENNVNFSDEASDEVREMFDTAMFVYKSTLDAIQTIDKEDCNKVIVNDKKIDVMYKNLRKNHIERLNTYVCEPNAGVIFLDIIGNLERIGDHASNIAESILEAIAK from the coding sequence ATGGATATTGCCATTAATTTGATTGGAGGGCTCGGGCTGTTCCTTTTTGGAATGAGCTATATGGGGGACGGTCTTCAAAAAACTGCCGGAAGCAAAATGAAAGATATTTTAGCGGCTCTCACAAAGAACAAGTTTATGGGTGTATTAGTGGGAGCGTTAGTTACAGGGGTAATACAAAGCAGTAGCGCAACTACAGTAATGGTGGTTGGATTTGTTAATGCAGGACTTATGAATTTGAATCAGGCTGTTGGTATTATAATGGGGGCCAATATAGGTACAACCGTAACTGCTTTCTTAGTATCTTTGAACATTACAAAAGTTGCAACACTTATGGTTGGAATAGGTGTTTTTATGCTTTTAGCATCTAAGAAGAAAAAAGTAAAAAGCATAGCAGAGGTAATAATTGGGTTCAGTATTCTCTTCATAGGAATGAAAATGATGGGAAATGCCATGAAGCCTCTAGAGGAAAATCCTCAATTTACCGGACTTATAACAAAATTTAATAATCCGATTCTCGGAATAATGGTAGGAATTATAATGACTGCGATTCTCCAGAGTAGCAGTGCTACCACAGGTTTATTGATAGCAGTTGCCACAACAGGTGTTATGACTTTTGAGCAGGCATATCCGGTTATTTTCGGCCAAAATATCGGAACATGTATAACTGCTATGCTGTCCAGTATCGGAGCTAGTAAGACGGCCAAAAGAGCCGCAGTTATACATTTATTGTTTAATTTAAGCGGTACGTTATTATTTATGCTCTTATTGAAAAATCCTGTCGAATGGTTGATCCTGGATGTTGTGCCTTCCTATGTTCCGCGGCAAATAGCAGCAGGTCATATTTTGTTCAACGTTTTAAATGTAATATTAATATTTCCATTTTCAGGCTTACTTGTAAAAGCATCGGAACTTATTGTCAGAAAAGATGACAGTGAATCCGAGCATGTAACAAAATATATAGATGAAAGACTTCTTATAACGCCGTCAATAGCACTGACACAAACCGCAAAGGAAGTTCTGCACTTGGGTAATCTAGCATACGAAGAATTTTTTACTGCAGTAAATGCTTTTTTTGAAAACAATGAGGAATTGGCATATAAGGTCTTTGAACTTGAAAAAAAGGTTAACGAGCTTTGCAGAGCCACACTGGAATACTTAGTCAAGCTTGATAAGGTATCGATGACAAATTATGAAAAAGACAAAGTGGTTGTACTTATAAATGCTTTAAATGATATTGAAAGAGTTGGGGATCATGCTGACAACATTGGCGAACTTGTACTTTACAAACTAGAAAATAATGTTAATTTTTCGGACGAAGCCAGTGACGAAGTTAGAGAAATGTTTGATACTGCAATGTTTGTCTATAAGTCAACGCTGGACGCGATACAAACTATAGATAAAGAAGACTGTAACAAGGTTATTGTAAATGATAAAAAAATTGATGTAATGTATAAAAATTTAAGAAAAAATCATATAGAAAGATTAAATACTTATGTATGCGAACCAAATGCCGGAGTCATATTCCTTGATATCATAGGGAATTTAGAGAGAATAGGAGATCATGCATCAAATATAGCGGAATCAATACTTGAAGCAATTGCAAAATAA
- a CDS encoding 3-methyl-2-oxobutanoate dehydrogenase subunit VorB has protein sequence MSKVLMKGNEAVGAAAIKAGCKYFFGYPITPSSEIPEYMSKALPEAGGVFLQAESEIAAINMVYGAGGAGARCMTASSSPGISLKQEGITYAAGAEIPCVIVNMMRGGPGLGSIQPGQADYFQSTRGGGNGDYRTLCYAPASIQEIVDLIIMGFDKADYYRNPVLICADGMIGQIMEAVEFKEPKKVDLPPKEWATTGTKEERKPNIINSLYLQAEALQIHNSNLEKKYKLMEENEVMYEAYGLEEAEVVLVAYGTTSRIVKTAMKQAEQKGIKVGIIRPITLWPFPYDVFNTIGNNAKGILTVEMSAGQMVDDVKIGIAGKLPVYFNGTQGGMVPTPASILADIEKIAGGTK, from the coding sequence ATGTCTAAAGTATTAATGAAAGGTAATGAGGCTGTTGGAGCTGCAGCTATAAAAGCAGGCTGCAAATATTTTTTTGGATATCCAATTACTCCTTCAAGTGAAATCCCAGAATATATGTCAAAAGCATTGCCGGAGGCCGGAGGAGTATTTTTACAGGCAGAAAGTGAAATTGCTGCTATAAATATGGTTTATGGAGCAGGAGGAGCAGGTGCGAGATGTATGACAGCTTCTTCAAGCCCGGGAATATCATTGAAGCAAGAAGGAATTACGTATGCGGCTGGTGCTGAAATACCATGCGTTATTGTAAACATGATGAGAGGCGGCCCTGGTCTTGGAAGTATTCAACCAGGTCAGGCAGACTACTTCCAGTCAACAAGAGGCGGTGGAAACGGCGATTATCGTACACTTTGCTATGCACCTGCCAGCATCCAGGAGATAGTTGATTTAATTATAATGGGTTTTGATAAAGCGGATTATTACAGAAATCCAGTTCTTATATGCGCAGACGGTATGATAGGTCAGATAATGGAGGCTGTTGAATTTAAAGAACCTAAAAAAGTTGATCTTCCTCCTAAGGAATGGGCAACTACAGGTACTAAAGAAGAAAGAAAGCCAAACATTATTAACTCACTTTACTTACAGGCAGAAGCTCTTCAAATCCACAATTCTAACCTTGAGAAAAAATATAAATTAATGGAAGAAAATGAAGTAATGTATGAAGCATACGGATTAGAAGAAGCCGAAGTTGTGCTGGTTGCATACGGAACTACTTCAAGAATAGTTAAAACAGCTATGAAGCAGGCTGAACAAAAAGGGATAAAAGTAGGAATTATAAGACCGATAACTTTGTGGCCATTCCCGTATGATGTATTCAATACTATAGGAAATAATGCTAAGGGTATATTGACAGTGGAAATGAGTGCCGGCCAGATGGTTGACGATGTTAAAATCGGTATCGCTGGAAAATTACCTGTTTATTTCAATGGAACACAGGGCGGTATGGTTCCTACACCGGCTAGTATTCTGGCGGATATTGAAAAAATAGCAGGAGGTACAAAATAA